In Anthonomus grandis grandis chromosome 5, icAntGran1.3, whole genome shotgun sequence, the following are encoded in one genomic region:
- the LOC126736336 gene encoding phenoloxidase 1-like, giving the protein MSFNNKDLLLLFDRPKEPVFVPKGNQQAVFEVPANFLSDKYRPIGVQVVDRFGDDAKERIRVNETAIPPLGDILELGREDNFSLFIAKHRRLAGKLIDIFLGVSSAQDLLSVAVYARDRVNPYLFNYALSVALLHRDDTQDVDLPSVIRFFPDKFIDSKAFAKIREDSVVVPQESRLPIEIPKDYTASDLEEEHRLAYFREDIGINLHHWHWHLVYPTEGSQQVVNKDRRGELFYYMHQQILARYNFERLCNKLARVHRLLDWKQPIKEAYFPKLDSLVASRPWPSRVINQRLSNVKRVVDDINLDVDDMKRWSDRILEAVHSGFITDSRGNQVTLDEMTGIDILGNMVEATMLSPNPAFYGDLHNTGHTLLSYIHDPDHRHLESFGVMGDTATAMRDPIFYRWHSYIDDIFQRFKNTLPRYTEAQLNNPGVTITDIKVQIPGQRENELQTFWQQSDVDLSRGMDFQPRGPVFIRFTHLQNINFTYTIKVNSNSSRQGTCRIFLAPKFDEQGNPWLLRDQKAMFIELDKFKVNLKQGENSIVRQSTDSSVTIPFERTYRDLDTSSPVNQQAVSQFNFCGCGWPQNMLIPKGTAEGFVCQLFIMISNINDDAINQDITGQCNDADSYCGIKDKKFPDRRSMGYPFDRMPRDGVDTLQKFLTPNMRVQDITIRHQNKTFRPRI; this is encoded by the exons ATGTCATTTAACAACaaagatttattattgttatttgacCGCCCTAAAGAACCAGTTTTTGTGCCAAAAGGAAATCAACAAGCTGTTTTCGAGGTCCCCGCCAATTTTCTTAGTGACAAATATCGTCCTATTGGAGTTCAAGTG GTAGATCGCTTTGGAGACGATGCAAAGGAACGCATTAGAGTTAACGAAACAGCAATACCTCCCCTTGGGGATATTTTAGAACTGGGAAGGGAAGATAATTTTTCGCTTTTTATTGCCAAGCATCGTAGGTTAGCTGGAAAGctaattgatatatttttaggaGTAag TTCCGCCCAAGATCTGCTTTCAGTAGCCGTATACGCAAGAGACCGAGTAAACCCCTACCTTTTTAACTACGCTCTTTCTGTTGCCCTACTTCACCGAGACGATACCCAAGATGTCGACCTTCCATCAGTCATCCGGTTCTTTCCAGATAAGTTTATTGACAGTAAAGCATTTGCTAAAATTAGGGAAGACTCTGTGGTAGTCCCCCAAGAATCCAGACTACCCATAGAAATACCTAAAGATTATACTGCATCAGACTTGGAAGAAGAGCATCGATTGGCTTATTTTAGGGAGGATATTGGGATAAATCTCCACCATTGGCACTGGCATTTGGTTTATCCGACCGAAGGGTCCCAACAGGTGGTAAATAAAGATAGAAGAGGTGAATTGTTTTATTACATGCACCAACAAATATTGGCGAGGTATAACTTTGAAAGATTGTGTAATAAGTTGGCTAGGGTACATCGTTTGTTGGATTGGAAGCAGCCTATTAAAGAAGcgtattttccaaaattagaTAGTTTAGTGGCTAGTAG GCCTTGGCCTTCCCGGGTAATCAACCAAAGACTGTCCAACGTAAAAAGGGTAGTTGATGATATCAACTTAGATGTTGATGATATGAAAAGATGGTCTGATCGGATTCTGGAAGCAGTTCATTCTGGATTTATCACTGACTCTAGAGGCAACCAAGTTACATTAGACGAGATGACAG GTATAGACATTCTTGGAAATATGGTTGAGGCCACCATGCTATCACCAAACCCGGCATTTTATGGCGATCTTCACAATACCGGACACACCTTGCTTTCATATATCCACGATCCGGATCACCGCCATCTTGAATCATTTGGTGTTATGGGAGATACAGCCACCGCCATGCGTGATCCAATCTTCTATAGATGGCACAGCTATATTGACGATATATTCCAG CGGTTCAAAAATACACTACCAAGATATACTGAAGCCCAGCTAAATAATCCAGGAGTAACCATAACTGATATTAAAGTACAGATACCTGGGCAAAGGGAAAATGAGCTGCAGACATTCTGGCAACAGTCTGATGTTGATCTTTCTCGCGGCATGGACTTTCAACCTAGAGGACCTGTTTTTATTCGTTTCACGCATTTACAGAATATAAACTTCACTTATACTATCAAA GTTAACAGCAACTCTTCCCGCCAAGGTACCTGCCGCATATTTTTAGCTCCAAAGTTTGACGAACAAGGTAATCCGTGGTTGCTTAGAGACCAAAAAGCTATGTTTATTGAACTTGATAAGTTTAAAGTCAACTTGAAACAAGGAGAAAATTCTATTGTCCGACAATCAACTGACTCATCGGTCACCATACCATTTGAGCGTACTTACCGAGATTTAGATACAAGCAG CCCAGTTAATCAGCAAGCCGTATCTCAGTTCAATTTTTGTGGATGCGGTTGGCCTCAGAACATGTTAATTCCGAAGGGAACAGCAGAAGGGTTCGTTTGCCAGCTCTTTATAATGATATCCAATATTAATGACGATGCTATTAATCAAGACATTACCGGACAATGTAACGATGCTGACTCGTACTGTGGCATAAAA gacAAAAAATTCCCTGACCGTCGTTCTATGGGATATCCTTTTGATCGTATGCCCAGAGATGGAGTGGATACTCTTCAGAAGTTCCTCACTCCAAACATGCGGGTGCAGGATATAACAATTCGTcatcaaaataagacttttagaCCACGAATTTAA